CGCCCAACTCCGCGAAGACGGACTCCTCGCGGGGCACGGTGATCCTCGGAGTGGCCGCGAGCGACACCCATGTGGTGGCCAACCACCTGATCGCCCACATGCTGCGCGAGAATGGCTACACGGTGGTCAACCTCGGCGCGTGCACCCCCCTGCGCGACTTCATGGATGCCTACGCGAGCAATGAGAATGTGATCGCCATCGTCATCGGCAGCCTCAATGGGCACGCCAAGGATGACCTGCGGGGCCTGTTGGAGCTGAAGCAGGAGTACGGCGTGCGCTGCCCGGTGGTGCTCGGCGGCAACCTCTCGGTCGGCAGCCAGAAGGAGCTGGGCCTGGAGGAGTACTTCATGAAGCTGGGCGTGGACATCGTGCAGAACAGGCCGGAGCTGCTGGCCAAGCAGCTGCACCTCCTGTCGTCCGCCAATTCCAACAATACGAACAACGCCATGGCCGAGATGCGCCAGGCCTCCGGAATCTAGGGAGAAATCCGACAATGACGCAGAAGACGCAGCCTGTTGTGGCCATCGTGGGCGCCACTGGAGCCGTGGGTACGACCTTCCTCGAGCTGTTCGAGGAGCGCTCCTTCCAGTTCAAGGAGCTGCACCTGGTGGCCTCGCCGCGCTCGGCGGGAAAGACGATCCAGTTCCGGGGCAAGTCGTACGAGATCAAGGACCTGGAGACCTTCGACTTCACCGGCATCGACATCGCCTTCTTCTCCGCGGGCACCTCCATCAGCAAGAAGTCCGCCCGCCGCGCGGCGCAGCAGGGCGCGCTGGTCATCGACAACACCAACGCCTTCCGCATGGACGCGGACACGCCGCTGGTGGTGCCGCAGGTGAACCGGCACCAGCTGAACTCCTGGCCCACCTCGGGCATCTACGCCAACCCCAACTGCGCCACCATCCCGGTGGTGCGCGCCCTCAAGCCGTTGGATCCGGTGTTCGGCGTCAAGAAGGTCATCATCAGCACCTACCAGGCCGCTTCGGGCCAGGGCCTCACGGGCATCGAGGAGCTGCGCGAGGGGACGCGCCAGCTGATGGCCGACGAGAAGAGCGTGCTCAAGGCTCAGCGCTTCCAGGTGCCGCTCGCCTTCAACCTCGTTCCCAACATCGACGCCATGCAGGAGACGGGCTTCACCCTGGAAGAGCAGAAGATGATCCAGGAGTCCCGGAAGATCATGGAGCGCCCGGACCTGTACGTGAGCAGCACCGCGGTGCGCGTCCCGGTCATCAACTGCCACTCCGAGGCCGTCTACTTCGAGTGCGAGCGGCCGCTGGAGCTGCAGCGCATGCTCGAGCTGCTGCGCGGCGGGGAAGAGCTGCAGGTCTATTACGGCCCTGGCGCGGAGAACTATCCGACGCCGCGCACGGTCCGTAACCAGAACGACGTGCACGTGGGCCGCATCCGCGTGGACGCGACCAACAAGAACGCCGGCTGGCTGTGGGTCGTCTCCGACAACCTGCGCGTGGGCGCGGCGTTGAACGCGCTCCAGATCGCCGAGGAAGTCATCGCCAACGGTCTGCTGGCCCGCAAGCCGCTCGCCGCCTAGAGCACCCGGAGCGGGTCCGGAGCGAGCACTCCCCAGGGAGTGCCGCCTGGACTCCGCCTCGGCAAGTGTTGAACCCCCCTTCCAGCGGCGAAACAGTCCCCCAGGCGAGGCTCCTCCCGAAAGAGGCCTCGTCCACGGGAGACGTCCGCCCGGCCCTCCAGGTCGGGCCCGCCGCGGGTGCAGTAGAGCGTCAAGGAATCGTCCAGGGAGAGAGCAGGAAACACCATGCGGATTCAGGTCATGAAGTTCGGAGGCTCGTCCTTCGCCAGTGATGAGCACTTCCATCGCGTCGCCAGCTACATCCAGGGGCGGGTCGCCGAGGGAAACAAGGTCGCCCTGGTCGTCAGCGGACTGCCTGGCGCCACCGAGGCCCTGCGCGCCAAGTGTCTGTCCATCAATCCCGAGCCCTCGGGCGAGACGATTGACTGCCTCATTCCGTTGGCGGACACGATCGGTGCGGCCTACTGCCGGGCGGCGCTCGAGCGCCAGCGCGTCAAGGTGACCACCCTCTATTTCTCCCAGCTCGGCCTCCTGACGGACTCGAACTACTCGCGCGCCCGGATCCAGGAGTTCGATCCCACCCCGCTGCGCACCGCGCTGGAGACCCACGACGTGGTCGTGGTGCCCGGGGGACAGGCCCGCAACGCCCAGGGCCAGCAGATGTGGATGGGCAAGAACAGCTCCGATCTGTCCGCCGTCGCCGTGGCGGCCGCGCTCGGCGTCAAGGATTGCGAAATCTACTCCGACGTCTGCGGCGTCTACTCGTCGGACCCCAACCAGATCTCCGGCACCCAACTGGTTCCGGAGATCTCCTACGACGCCGCCATCGACATGTCGCTGAGCGGCGCGAAGGTCATCCATCACGGCTCGGTCCGCTATGCCAAGCGCCACGGTGTGGAGATCGTCTGCCGCCTGAACCAGGATGACTTCCGGGTGGGCACGCGCATCGGGCAGAAGGGCGCCCCGGCCGTCCTCGTGCTGGATCAGCGCTCGGTCGTCCTGGAGTTCGCCGCCCAGGCCGAGCAGGAGCGCGCCGTGGCGGCACTGAGCGCCATCGAGGTGCCGTTCGTCGACATGGCGCGCCCGGGCGAGTCGCGGCTGGCGGTCACTTGCGGCTTCTTCGACGTGGAGCGGTTCCTCCGGGAGAACAATCTCCAGCCCCGGACGCTGGATCGCTACCTGGCTTCCGAGTTCCGGCGGGATGGGAGTGTGTCCCGCCACCTGCCCGAGAAGAGCACGGCGCAGGCGTTCTCCCAGCAACTGCACGACCAGCTCTACTCCCAGCGCGGTCAGATCGGAAGCGCCGCCTAGGCGCCGTCTCCCAAGGGGAGCCCCACCATGAACGAGCAGATCCTGGCGATAGACAAGAACTTCTCCTACGAGCTTCCCACGAAGCAGGAGACGGTCGAGTACATCCGCAACCTGCGCAAGCAGAACGTCCACCAGCGTTTGAAGCAGGCGGATGCCTTGGGCACGTTGCTGGTCCAGCCGCGCTGTGGCGTGGGTTCCCAGCAGAAGATGGGCGAGTTGTTGCAGTTCCTGGAGCGCGAGGCCCAGCCGGATATCCTCTCGCTCACCATCGACGCGTATACGCGGTTGTGCCAGTTCGACAAGGCGAACGCCGTCCTCCAGGAGAACCCGCAGAACCTCAACGGCTATCCCCTGGTGTGCCACGGGTACAAGAAGGTGCGTGAGCTGAACGAGTCGGTTCAGGCGCCCATCGAGATCCGCCATGGCTCGCCGGATGCGCGCTTGCTGTTCGAGTCCTCCATCGCGGGGGGCATCACCTCCTTCGAGGGCGGTGGGATTGGCTACAACCTGCCGTATTCGAAGAACGTGCCCATCAGCTCGAGCATGCAGAACTGGCGCTACGTGGACCAGCGCTGCGGTGAGCTGGCGCGGGACGGAATCATCGTGGACCGGGAGCTGTTCGGCACCTTGACCGCAGTGCTCATTCCTCCCTCCATCGCCCTGTCCATGACCCTGCTCGAGGCGCTCTGCGCCGTGCGCGAGGGCGTCAAGTGCCTGTCCATCTCCTACTGCCAGGGTGGACACATCGCGCAGGACGTCGCCGCCCTCCGGGCCATCCGCAAGATGGCGGCCAAGTACCTGCCGCCGGACGTGGATGTCTTCCCCGTGCTGCACCAGTTCATGGGGGCCTTCCCCGCCGCCAGGCATGACGCCGAGGCCCTCATCCTCAAGGGAGCCATCGTCGCCAAGAAGGGCCATGCGACGAAGGTCATCAACAAGACCTACGAGGAGGCGCTCGGCGTTCCGACCCCCCAGGCCAACGCGCTGGGCATCTGGACGACCCGGATCGTCAACAGCACCATCTCCGACTTCGTGAAGGTGGACAGCGCGGAAGTCGAGGAGGAGCTGCACTGGATCCTCCGCGAGGTGGATGAGATCGTGGCCCCCATCCTCGACAAGCCAGACATCTACCGCGCCATCGAGGAGGGGTTCGCGGACGGCATCCTGGACATCCCCTTCAGCGCCAGCCGTTATGCGAAGTCCGGTGTCCTGCCGATGCGTGACCGGAGCGGCGCCATCCGCTACCATAACCCGGGAGGGCTCTGCATGAGCGACGCTGTCCGTTCCCGCAACGCGCAGCTGCTCAACAACGCGACCCACTCTCCGTCCTTCAGCCTCTTCAGCAAGCTCACACGCGACATCATGTATTTCTCGAACATGTCGCTGCAGGAAGCCATCGAAGTCTGAGTCCCCATCCGCCGTACACCGTTTCCTCATCACATCGATCTCGCATCAAAGAAGGAGAATGCCCATGAAGCCTCTGGCTCTGGAAGACACCCTGTCGAAGAACATTGGCGCGAAGCTGCAGGCCATCACCTCTCCGTACGAGAAGTTCGAGGACTCGCTCGTCCAGGTGTACAAGATCTTCGCGGAGCTCCCCGCGAACGTCATCAAGGACATCATGTCCTTCGGGCGTTTCCCCGAGAGCCCCGGGGTGATGCTGCTGGAGAACATGCCGCTGGACCCGGTGCTCCCCCCGACGCCCAAGGACGGCAAGCCCGTGACGGCGCGCAACAGCTTCGTGGGCGAGGGCATCCTGCTCGGGCTGACCCAGATGCTGGGCGAGCCGGTCGGCTTCACGTCCGAGAAGTCCGGCAACCTCATCCACTACGTGACGCCGGTGGAGTCGGGCAGCTACACCCAGTCCAATCAGGGCTCCAAGGTCTTCCTCAACTACCACAACGACTCGGTCCACGATGAGAGCGGGTACTACCACCGCTTCAACCCGGACTACCTGATCCTCCACTGCATCCGCGCGGACAAGGAAGGCAAGGCCTACACGTACTACGCGGATGCGCGCGACATCTGCAAGGCGCTGCCGGCGGAGACGGTGGCCCTGCTGCGCCAGCCGCTGTTCCGCATGGCCGCTCCGAGCACCTTCTCGCGCGAGCGCGCCAACGGCGCCCAGGTCTGGTCGAACCTGGTGCCCATCATCTCCGGGCCGGACGCCTTCCCCGAGATCTCCATCGCCGCCAACGGCGTCAAGGGCGAGACGCCCGAGGCCGAGAAGGCCCTCGAGCAGCTGCACGCCGCCTGCCACGACGACAAGGTCCACACCAAGGTCGCCCTGCGGCCCGGCATGACGATGCTCATCAACAACCGCAAGGGTCTGCACGCGCGCGGCGTGTTCGAGCCGGGGTTCGACGGTGAGGACCGCTGGCTGCTGCGGACCTATATCCGCCGCAACATGTGGGAGATGCGTCACCGCTCCATCGGCACCCAGCGGGTGTTCGCCTAGTCGAAGCAAGGACGAGCAAGAAGCCCCGCTCCACCGCGTCTCTGGCGCGGTGGGCGGGGCCTTGTCGTTTCCGCCCGAGCGTGGAGCCCGGGCGGTGAATGGCTTTCGCGAGGACTACTCGTAGAACTTCAGGCTCCAGCCCGTGTTGCGCTCCGTGCCGCGCGTGTACGTGATGTTGCCCCACCACTGGAAGCTGCCCGAGTACCAGTAGCGCGCGCCCCAGAAGTCGCTCGGGTACTCGTTCTTGTTCACGCCGTGGTAGGCGAGGGGGAACGTGGGGCCGGCGGGCGGGCTCGTGTTGGGATCTCCATTGAGCAGCACGAAGGAGTGGTGGCCCACGCCCTTGGCGTACAGCGTTGGATCCCATCCGGCCATGAGGGTGTTGCCCGCCGCGCCGAAGAGGCAGCCATTGGACTTGTACCAGTCCCAGACATAGGTGGGATCTCCCCCGGCCTTGAGCCGCAGATCCGCCAGACAGTAGTTGGAGCCCCAGCTCCCATTGGCCGAGTACACGATGTGCAACTGGCCGCTCGGATCGATGAGGGGCTCGGGGCCCTCGTTGACGCGGCAGGGGGGATTGATGTCGACCTTCTCCCACGTCTCACGGGGCTGGGAGATGACGTAGCGGGCTCCCGTCACCTGCGTGGGGCTCGACATGCGCGCGAGGAAGAGCGTCTGCTCTCCGTTGGTGTCTCCCACCCAGCCGGACCAGACGAAGTACCACTGCCCCTTGTAGACGAAGGCCGTGCCGTCGATGGCCCACTTGTTGTCCGGCAGCGCCAGCGGCGCCGGGGCCGAGTAGCCCGAGCTGGGGCTCTGCGATTGAATGACATACATGCGATGCGCGGGGCCCGCGCCCGCCGTGAAGTAGATGTAGTAGGTGCTGCCGCTCTTGATGAGCTCCGGCGCCCACACCTCGGCCCAGCCATTGGGGTTGCTGAAGACCACCTGGCGCGCGGCGCCCGACAGCCCGTCCACCGACGAGGCCGTGCGCACGTAGATGCGTCCCCCCTCCACCTCCGCGGAGATGTAGGTGCTGTCCACGCGGATGACGGTCGGGTCCGCGTTGCGGATGGACAGGCGCGCGGCCTGCTCGCTCGTGCTCACCGACTCGTGGACGGCGGCGGGGCCCACCTCGGGGCCTCCGCACGCCAGGAAGGACAGCGCCAGTGTCACACCGGGGAAGATCTTCGACAGCCGCATGGGGGCTCCTGCACCGCGAAACGGGAATTCCTCGTGTTCTAATTTTTCGGGAACTTCCTGTCTATGGGCTGGCGCAGGCTCACGGTGACGCGCGTCAGCACGAGCCAGGAATAGCGCCGCTCGGGAGCCTCGAGGGGGGGCGAGTCGTAGCGCAGCAGGGAGCCCGTGGTTCCCACCGCGAGGAACTCCGTGGCCCACCAGCGCACCGCCACGGCTCCGCCGCGTGCTCCGCCGGGAGTCACGTCCGGGGCGCCCAACCCCACGCCGAGCCACTCCGCGCGGGCGGTCACCTCCACGGCGCCACCCCCCCAGGCCCCCTCCTCGCCGGCAGGAGGCCCCTCGGGCCAGTCCGTGGCCCGGGGGCGGGTGCCTCGCACCATCCACGAGGCCTCGAGGGCCGCGCCCCGGGCCCGGATCGCGGGCAGTGGTTCGCGCGGCGTCTGGGGGTTGCCATCCGTGTCGCGCGAGCGCTCCTCCCGGGCCAGGGCTCCCTCGGCCAGCAGCCGCAGGGGTCCGCTCCAGAAGAGGGCATGCGCCTCGGTCACCCACCGCGCGCCGGAGACGGGCACCGGCCGGTAGAAGAGGAAGCCCGTGGGCGTGGTGCCACCAATTCCCGCCCGATCGAAGGCGTCCTCCACGTGCACGCCCGCGCCCATTCGCAGGCCCCAGAGGGTTCCCCCCAGCAGCCCGTCCACGCGCGCATCCAGCGAGGGCGACGTGTTGTCATTGCCCAGGGGGCTGCGCGAGCCGTTGCCCACGCGGACCCAGGCCTCCAGGGGCAGGGTCCTCGGAGACCACTGCGCCTCCAGTCCCAGATCCCGTCCGGGCCACATCGCGCGCACGGGCAGGGACAGCTCGGGGATGGGCAGGGCCTCGATGGTCACGTCCCGGGCCGAGGCGAACAGCGGCGTCTTGCCATGACCCAGCCGCAGGCGCACGGAGTCATTCGGTGTGAAGATCACGAGGGCATCCACGATCGCGGGCTTCTCGAGCGCCCATTCGATGGTGCCCACGGCCTGGAACCAGGAAGTGGGCCGCGCGGCCATGCCCAGGCGGAAGCGCCCCAGGGCGAAGCCCTGCTCTCCCTCCACCTCGTCGGAGTACACGCGGTAGTCCAGCTCGCCCACCAGCAGGGGACGGAACCAGGAGAGCTGCGCGGCGGCCCGCGCCGGGACGAGCACCAACGCCAGCATCAACAGGGTGGCGCGCATCATTCCACCGGGATGATCCGCAGGAAGTAGGTGGCGCCGTTGGAGTCATCGCCGTCGTGGTCGGCGATGAACAGGCGCTGGTTCTCCGCGTCGTAGGCGAGTCCGCGCGGCTGCTGATAGCCACTGGCCAGCACGCTCACCTCACCGGAAGGCGCGATGCTGAAGACCTTGCCCTCGCGGCTGCCGGTGAGCAGCGAGCCCCTCGGGCCCACCGCCAGCAGATCCGGGCTCGGCAGCGCGGCATGGGTCGTGTAGTCC
Above is a window of Cystobacter fuscus DNA encoding:
- a CDS encoding aspartate-semialdehyde dehydrogenase, whose protein sequence is MTQKTQPVVAIVGATGAVGTTFLELFEERSFQFKELHLVASPRSAGKTIQFRGKSYEIKDLETFDFTGIDIAFFSAGTSISKKSARRAAQQGALVIDNTNAFRMDADTPLVVPQVNRHQLNSWPTSGIYANPNCATIPVVRALKPLDPVFGVKKVIISTYQAASGQGLTGIEELREGTRQLMADEKSVLKAQRFQVPLAFNLVPNIDAMQETGFTLEEQKMIQESRKIMERPDLYVSSTAVRVPVINCHSEAVYFECERPLELQRMLELLRGGEELQVYYGPGAENYPTPRTVRNQNDVHVGRIRVDATNKNAGWLWVVSDNLRVGAALNALQIAEEVIANGLLARKPLAA
- a CDS encoding TauD/TfdA family dioxygenase, which encodes MKPLALEDTLSKNIGAKLQAITSPYEKFEDSLVQVYKIFAELPANVIKDIMSFGRFPESPGVMLLENMPLDPVLPPTPKDGKPVTARNSFVGEGILLGLTQMLGEPVGFTSEKSGNLIHYVTPVESGSYTQSNQGSKVFLNYHNDSVHDESGYYHRFNPDYLILHCIRADKEGKAYTYYADARDICKALPAETVALLRQPLFRMAAPSTFSRERANGAQVWSNLVPIISGPDAFPEISIAANGVKGETPEAEKALEQLHAACHDDKVHTKVALRPGMTMLINNRKGLHARGVFEPGFDGEDRWLLRTYIRRNMWEMRHRSIGTQRVFA
- a CDS encoding methylaspartate mutase, which encodes MNEQILAIDKNFSYELPTKQETVEYIRNLRKQNVHQRLKQADALGTLLVQPRCGVGSQQKMGELLQFLEREAQPDILSLTIDAYTRLCQFDKANAVLQENPQNLNGYPLVCHGYKKVRELNESVQAPIEIRHGSPDARLLFESSIAGGITSFEGGGIGYNLPYSKNVPISSSMQNWRYVDQRCGELARDGIIVDRELFGTLTAVLIPPSIALSMTLLEALCAVREGVKCLSISYCQGGHIAQDVAALRAIRKMAAKYLPPDVDVFPVLHQFMGAFPAARHDAEALILKGAIVAKKGHATKVINKTYEEALGVPTPQANALGIWTTRIVNSTISDFVKVDSAEVEEELHWILREVDEIVAPILDKPDIYRAIEEGFADGILDIPFSASRYAKSGVLPMRDRSGAIRYHNPGGLCMSDAVRSRNAQLLNNATHSPSFSLFSKLTRDIMYFSNMSLQEAIEV
- a CDS encoding glycoside hydrolase family 43 protein; this translates as MRLSKIFPGVTLALSFLACGGPEVGPAAVHESVSTSEQAARLSIRNADPTVIRVDSTYISAEVEGGRIYVRTASSVDGLSGAARQVVFSNPNGWAEVWAPELIKSGSTYYIYFTAGAGPAHRMYVIQSQSPSSGYSAPAPLALPDNKWAIDGTAFVYKGQWYFVWSGWVGDTNGEQTLFLARMSSPTQVTGARYVISQPRETWEKVDINPPCRVNEGPEPLIDPSGQLHIVYSANGSWGSNYCLADLRLKAGGDPTYVWDWYKSNGCLFGAAGNTLMAGWDPTLYAKGVGHHSFVLLNGDPNTSPPAGPTFPLAYHGVNKNEYPSDFWGARYWYSGSFQWWGNITYTRGTERNTGWSLKFYE
- a CDS encoding aspartate kinase, giving the protein MRIQVMKFGGSSFASDEHFHRVASYIQGRVAEGNKVALVVSGLPGATEALRAKCLSINPEPSGETIDCLIPLADTIGAAYCRAALERQRVKVTTLYFSQLGLLTDSNYSRARIQEFDPTPLRTALETHDVVVVPGGQARNAQGQQMWMGKNSSDLSAVAVAAALGVKDCEIYSDVCGVYSSDPNQISGTQLVPEISYDAAIDMSLSGAKVIHHGSVRYAKRHGVEIVCRLNQDDFRVGTRIGQKGAPAVLVLDQRSVVLEFAAQAEQERAVAALSAIEVPFVDMARPGESRLAVTCGFFDVERFLRENNLQPRTLDRYLASEFRRDGSVSRHLPEKSTAQAFSQQLHDQLYSQRGQIGSAA
- a CDS encoding cobalamin-dependent protein (Presence of a B(12) (cobalamin)-binding domain implies dependence on cobalamin itself, in one of its several forms, or in some unusual lineages, dependence on a cobalamin-like analog.); the encoded protein is MSNEISHLQPRGSRVPAPNSAKTDSSRGTVILGVAASDTHVVANHLIAHMLRENGYTVVNLGACTPLRDFMDAYASNENVIAIVIGSLNGHAKDDLRGLLELKQEYGVRCPVVLGGNLSVGSQKELGLEEYFMKLGVDIVQNRPELLAKQLHLLSSANSNNTNNAMAEMRQASGI